Proteins encoded by one window of Dioscorea cayenensis subsp. rotundata cultivar TDr96_F1 chromosome 20, TDr96_F1_v2_PseudoChromosome.rev07_lg8_w22 25.fasta, whole genome shotgun sequence:
- the LOC120251648 gene encoding 3-ketoacyl-CoA synthase 4, with amino-acid sequence MGSMATPNQDQHHQKHHLQPLAPAPAPARRLPDFLQSVNLKYVKLGYHYLITHLITFLLFPLIVIILLEAARTDPDELRQLWLHLQYNLVSVLVFSAILVFASTVYIMTRPRAVFLIDFACYRPEPHLKAPFLAFMEHSRLCGEFNESALEFQRKILERSGLGEETYFPEAMHHLPPNPSMAAARAEAEQVMFGALDNLFRSTGVNPKDIGVLVVNCSLFNPTPSLSAMIVNKYKFRGNIRSFNLGGMGCSAGVISIDLARDLLQVHGSSYAVVVSTENITQNWYFGNRKSMLIPNCLFRVGGAAVLLSNRRSDRRRAKYRLVHVVRTHKGADDNAFRCVYQEQDEVGKVGVSLSKDLMAIAGGALKTNITTLGPLVLPISEQLLFFATLVAKKLFNAKVKPYIPDFKLAFDHFCIHAGGRAVIDELEKNLQLSPVHVEASRMTLHRFGNTSSSSIWYELAYIEAKGRIRRGHRIWQIAFGSGFKCNSAVWEALCNVKASSHSPWADCINSYPVQVVDGHIASQ; translated from the coding sequence ATGGGTTCAATGGCCACTCCAAATCAAGATCAACATCACCAAAAGCATCATCTTCAACCTCTGGCGCCGGCGCCGGCACCGGCACGCCGACTCCCAGACTTCCTCCAAAGCGTAAACCTAAAGTACGTGAAACTCGGGTACCATTACTTAATAACGCATCTAATCACTTTCCTACTCTTCCCTCTCATCGTCATCATCCTCCTCGAAGCCGCCCGCACCGACCCCGATGAACTCCGTCAGCTCTGGCTCCATCTCCAGTACAACCTTGTCAGCGTCCTCGTCTTCTCTGCTATCCTCGTCTTCGCCTCCACCGTCTACATCATGACCCGCCCCCGCGCTGTTTTTCTTATTGACTTCGCTTGCTACCGCCCTGAACCCCATCTCAAAGCTCCGTTCCTTGCGTTCATGGAGCATTCCCGGCTGTGCGGCGAGTTCAATGAGTCAGCGCTTGAGTTCCAGCGCAAGATCCTTGAGCGCTCTGGTCTCGGGGAAGAAACCTATTTTCCTGAAGCCATGCACCATCTTCCCCCCAATCCATCCATGGCTGCCGCCCGTGCTGAGGCTGAGCAGGTGATGTTTGGTGCCCTAGATAATCTGTTTCGCTCCACTGGTGTGAATCCCAAGGATATTGGTGTTCTTGTTGTCAATTGCTCACTTTTCAATCCCACCCCTTCGCTTTCCGCCATGATCGTTAACAAGTACAAGTTCCGGGGCAACATCCGGAGCTTTAATCTCGGTGGCATGGGCTGCAGTGCCGGCGTCATCTCCATCGACCTCGCTCGTGATCTTCTCCAGGTGCATGGTTCCTCCTACGCTGTTGTTGTCTCCACTGAGAACATCACGCAAAACTGGTACTTTGGGAATCGCAAGTCTATGCTTATCCCTAACTGTTTGTTCCGTGTCGGCGGTGCTGCGGTGCTTCTATCTAACCGCCGTTCTGACCGCCGCCGAGCCAAATACCGGCTTGTCCACGTCGTGCGCACGCACAAGGGCGCTGATGACAATGCGTTCCGCTGCGTGTATCAAGAGCAGGACGAAGTAGGAAAGGTCGGTGTGTCCTTGTCCAAAGATCTCATGGCCATCGCCGGCGGTGCCCTCAAGACCAACATCACCACCCTTGGCCCTCTTGTTCTCCCGATCAGTGAGCAACTCCTCTTCTTTGCCACTCTTGTTGCCAAGAAGCTCTTCAATGCCAAAGTCAAGCCTTATATACCTGACTTCAAGCTTGCATTTGATCACTTCTGCATCCACGCTGGTGGCCGTGCAGTCATTGATGAACTGGAAAAGAACCTCCAGCTCTCTCCTGTCCATGTTGAAGCATCCCGAATGACTTTACACAGGTTCGGCAACACCTCCTCGAGCTCCATTTGGTATGAGCTTGCTTATATTGAAGCCAAGGGCCGAATTCGGAGGGGTCACCGGATCTGGCAGATTGCCTTCGGTAGCGGGTTTAAATGCAACAGTGCTGTATGGGAGGCCCTCTGCAATGTGAAGGCCTCGTCCCACAGCCCGTGGGCAGATTGTATCAATTCGTATCCCGTTCAGGTTGTTGATGGGCACATTGCTTCACAATAG
- the LOC120251780 gene encoding GATA transcription factor 19-like gives MPQHYSEGTSFSILFPMTTNSHPKYYYSSSSSLSSMDTSSSSSSVDCTLSLGTPSTRQSDHANANSNGTSTTSKLPINGYWDFLTNSSKPASRDHLLHARRCANCDTTSTPLWRNGPKGPKSLCNACGIRYKKEERRAIVSSTSSTSSCSSVSQSGLNEKVMSYGYQQAVQQSPWGCYGASGTGVPISMFSGNNDDDDEEDDQGYLSWRLNMVQPSSSSSSQFHHVRDNRPCSLFQYQ, from the exons ATGCCACAGCATTACAGTGAAGGAACATCATTCTCCATCCTCTTTCCCATGACCACAAACTCTCATCCCAAATACTACTactcctcatcctcatccttaTCCTCCATGGACAcaagctcttcttcttcttcagtggACTGTACTTTATCTCTTGGAACACCATCAACAAGACAAAGTGATCATGCAAATGCTAACTCTAATGGCACTAGTACCACTTCCAAGCTCCCCATCAATGGCTACTGGGACTTCCTCACAAACTCCTCAAAACCAGCCTCACGTGATCATCTCCTGCATGCTCGCCGTTGTGCCAACTGTGACACCACTTCCACTCCTCTCTGGCGCAATGGTCCCAAAGGCCCCAAG TCACTATGTAATGCATGTGGGATAAGGTACAAGAAAGAGGAGAGAAGAGCTATAGTTTCGTCAACATCATCAACTTCATCTTGTTCAAGTGTATCACAATCAGGGTTAAATGAGAAAGTGATGAGTTATGGATACCAACAAGCAGTACAACAGAGTCCATGGGGATGTTATGGTGCTTCAGGAACAGGAGTACCAATATCTATGTTCTCTggtaataatgatgatgatgatgaggaagatgatCAAGGGTACCTTTCATGGAGGCTTAACATGGTgcagccttcttcttcttcttcttctcagttTCATCATGTTAGAGATAACAGGCCCTGCAGCCTCTTTCAATACCAGTAG